CTCTCACCTATGTCGGCATCGCCGACCCGCACCGGCCCGGCTCCCTGTTTCCACCATGCCCGTTCCGGTTGCTCACCGGCTGGAACTGCCCGGCGTGCGGTGGCCTGCGGATGACCCACGATCTGCTGCACGGTGACGTCGCCGCCGCTGTCGTCGACAACGTGTTCCTCCTCATCGGTCTGCCGCTGCTGGCCCTCTGGGCGATCTGGCGGATCCGGCGAGGGGAGCGGGCGTTTCCGCTGTCGGTGATCGTCGTGATCGCCGTCGCGGCGATCAGCTGGACGGTGATCCGGAACCTGCCGGGCTTCCCGCTGGTGCCCACAATTATTGGGCAGTGATGCCGCGGGCACGCTGATACACTCGGAACTCGAATATCGGGCCGGTGCAGTCCCAGACATCACACGTCAGACTGCGGTAAGGCCACTCATCACGCGCACGTCGCGCACAGCAGCTTTCCGCCGCATGACCGAC
This is a stretch of genomic DNA from Mycobacterium sp. ELW1. It encodes these proteins:
- a CDS encoding DUF2752 domain-containing protein, which codes for MGSVDQPGRTRLYTGVATGVLALGALTYVGIADPHRPGSLFPPCPFRLLTGWNCPACGGLRMTHDLLHGDVAAAVVDNVFLLIGLPLLALWAIWRIRRGERAFPLSVIVVIAVAAISWTVIRNLPGFPLVPTIIGQ